Proteins from a single region of Candidatus Margulisiibacteriota bacterium:
- a CDS encoding radical SAM protein, producing MRILLISPRSEYPEAIPGWILIPQLSLKILKALSPNGHQVVTVEEDSAAIPRSEKWDLVGITVMTATAPRAYKLARDFRNQGAKVILGGIHPSVLPEEASQHADAVLVGEAEGIWPAILEDAARGALQPIYYNYLPQKMEVPLVDYQEDNLAIPKAVGIISGRGCPNRCEFCSVPRIYGTKVRKVPVEQVIEQAKRSRSQYVVFLDDNLTADRDYAMALFEGLKGLKINLLGQVTVRFLLDDALFQAAVAAGLKGVFVGFETIDEKERQRLRKSVPLEASREAIRKCQAAHVFLHGSFIFGLDEQDQTVFRRTLKFVMQNNIISVGAYVLTPYPGTPLFDRLVAEGRLLHRNWAFYDHGTPVFLPKRMTLEELAEGYVKFRESVFSLWGITRRLPTGLWSCPLPFLHVNIALRRVTSRIRDHYRNYFKWLKQSGLDSRAEGDQNGLAQERRRSIAN from the coding sequence ATGCGCATCCTGCTGATTTCCCCTCGTTCGGAATACCCCGAAGCCATTCCCGGCTGGATCCTCATCCCACAGCTCTCCCTGAAGATTCTTAAGGCCTTGAGCCCTAACGGCCACCAGGTGGTGACGGTGGAGGAAGACTCGGCCGCCATTCCGCGGTCAGAAAAATGGGATCTGGTGGGGATCACCGTCATGACGGCCACGGCTCCCCGGGCTTATAAATTGGCCAGAGACTTTCGGAACCAAGGCGCCAAGGTGATTTTGGGGGGGATTCATCCTTCGGTGCTTCCGGAGGAAGCCAGCCAGCATGCCGATGCCGTGCTGGTGGGAGAGGCCGAGGGAATTTGGCCTGCCATCCTGGAGGATGCGGCCCGGGGCGCGCTACAGCCTATCTATTACAACTATCTGCCGCAGAAGATGGAAGTACCCCTGGTGGATTACCAGGAGGATAATTTGGCGATTCCCAAAGCGGTAGGCATTATTTCCGGGAGAGGCTGCCCGAATCGCTGTGAATTTTGTTCGGTGCCCCGAATATATGGCACTAAAGTGCGGAAGGTCCCGGTAGAGCAGGTTATCGAGCAGGCAAAGCGCAGCCGCAGCCAATATGTGGTTTTTCTGGACGATAATCTCACCGCGGACCGCGATTATGCGATGGCGCTCTTTGAAGGTCTGAAAGGGCTTAAAATCAACCTTCTTGGCCAGGTTACCGTCAGATTTCTGCTGGATGATGCCCTGTTCCAAGCCGCAGTGGCCGCAGGGCTCAAAGGAGTTTTTGTCGGCTTTGAGACCATTGATGAAAAAGAGCGTCAGCGTCTGAGAAAATCCGTCCCTCTGGAAGCCTCCCGCGAGGCCATCCGGAAATGCCAGGCCGCCCACGTCTTTTTGCATGGCTCCTTTATCTTCGGCCTGGACGAACAAGACCAAACCGTTTTCAGACGGACCCTGAAGTTTGTCATGCAGAATAACATCATCTCCGTGGGCGCCTACGTGTTGACCCCCTATCCGGGCACCCCGCTTTTCGACCGCCTGGTGGCGGAGGGGAGGTTGCTCCACCGGAATTGGGCCTTCTATGATCATGGCACCCCGGTTTTTCTCCCGAAACGCATGACCTTGGAAGAGCTTGCTGAGGGATACGTCAAATTTCGGGAATCGGTCTTTAGTCTGTGGGGGATCACCCGCCGTCTGCCCACCGGGCTCTGGTCCTGCCCCCTGCCTTTTCTGCACGTCAATATCGCGCTGCGACGGGTGACCTCCCGGATCAGAGACCACTATAGAAACTACTTTAAATGGTTGAAGCAGTCCGGCTTAGACAGCCGGGCCGAGGGAGATCAAAACGGACTTGCCCAAGAAAGGAGAAGAAGTATCGCTAACTAA